The following proteins are encoded in a genomic region of Arachis stenosperma cultivar V10309 chromosome 4, arast.V10309.gnm1.PFL2, whole genome shotgun sequence:
- the LOC130974904 gene encoding uncharacterized protein LOC130974904: MKEVSSSSETTALTQTLNEVTNLLKQIKQNQQQPQSPPAQQSRQLLQQEDNTVAATHNFYDRPNQGYYQQGGNYNQGGNYNQGWQDNSNQEWRDNSNQGWRDNYNRGGRDNNGNQKWNNNTRQQNQNQPYRPPHQRQAQGSQNNQQQGPQGSYAPSSSNDELLQSIDLRQKTMENTLSSTLNGLTSTVQVLALPIGSMNTPNSQPASSTVLSSQPLPNPKGGINAINLRSGTTLPERSHDEPRSKENI; the protein is encoded by the exons ATGAAAGAGGTTTCCTCTAGTAGTGAGACTACTGCCCTCACACAGACTTTGAATGAGGTGACTAACTTACTGAAGCAGATAAAACAGAATCAGCAACAACCTCAGTCTCCCCCAGCACAACAGAGTCGACAGTTG ctccaacaagaagacaacACAGTGGCAGCTACtcataatttctatgaccgcccgAATCAAGGATACTATCAACAAGGCGGCAATTATAACCAAGGTGGAAACTACAATCAAGGTTGGCAAGATAACTCCAACCAGGAATGGAGGGATAATTCCAATCAAGGATGGAGGGACAACTacaacagaggaggcagagacaACAATGGAAATCAGAAGTGGAACAACAACACCagacagcagaatcaaaaccaGCCTTACAGACCACCTCACCAAAGACAAGCCCAAGGATCTCAGAATAACCAACAGCAAGGCCCTCAAGGCAGCTATGCACCTTCCTCTTCCAATGACGAGTTACTTCAGTCCATTGACCTAAGACAAAAGACCATGGAGAACACACTTAGCTCTACTTTGAATGGTCTGACTTCTACTGTGCAAGTGCTAGCCTTACCGATTGGATCTATGAATACACCCAACAGTCAACCTGCAAGCTCTACTGTACTTTCGTCTCAACCTTTACCCAACCCCAAGGgaggcatcaatgccatcaacTTGAGGTCAGGAACTACACTGCCAGAGCGAAGTCATGATGAACCAAGATCAAAGGAGAACATTTAG
- the LOC130974903 gene encoding uncharacterized protein LOC130974903, with protein MLDHLSVDPAKIDVISSLPYPSSVREVHSFLGHAGFYRRFIKDFSKVALPLFRLLQKDVEFELSADCKEEFDKLKTALTQAPIVRGPDWSQPFEIMCDASNYAVGAALAHRDGKDPFVIRCGADQIIRRCVPLSEFQSILEACHSSDSGGHFGPQRTARKILDCRFWFGNISKRDEMPQQSMLFCKNFDVWDIDFMGPFPNSNGFVYVLNHIICRFGSPRVIVSDQGTHFCNRKLTGLLKKHSIIHKIATTYHPQTNGQSEVSNREIKHILQKIVKPHRKDWSTRLVDAL; from the exons ATGCTTGATcacctgtcag TTGACCCAGCAAAGATAGATGTTATTTCAAGTCTACCTTACCCCTCTTCCGTGAGGGAGGTTCATTCGTTTCTTGGTCACGCAGGTTTCTACCGGCGGTTCATCAAGGAtttcagtaaggtagcactgCCTCTATTCAGACTGCTACAGAAAGATGTTGAGTTTGAGCTGAGTGCTGACTGCAAGGAAGAGTTCGATAAACTAAAGACCGCCTTGACCCAAGCCCCCATTGTGAGAGGGCCTGACTGGAGTCAACCATTTGAGATAATGTGCGACGCCTCCAACTATGCAGTAGGAGCGGCGCTAGCTCATCGCGACGGTAAGGACCCTTTCGTTATT AGGTGTGGTGCTGACCAAATAATTAGGAGATGTGTACCACTATCAGAATTTCAGTCCATTTTAGAAGCCTGCCACTCTTCAGATAGTGGTGGtcattttggtcctcaaagaacagctagaaagattTTAGACTGTAGATTCTG gtttggtaatatatcaAAGAGGGATGAAATGCCCCAACAATCCATGTTATTCTGTAAAAATTTCGATGTATGGgatattgacttcatgggtccatttccaaactcTAATGGTTTCGTATATGTACT AAATCATATTAtctgtcgctttggatcaccacgagtaATCGTGAGTGATCAAGGCACTCACTTTTGCAACAGGAAATTAACAGGCCTACTGAAGAAACATAGCATCATTCACAAGATAGCAACAACCTACCATCCCCAGACCAATGGGCAATCAGAGGTGTCTAATAGAGAGATAAAGCACATattgcagaagatagtcaaacctcacCGGAAGGACTGGAGCACCAGACTTGTTGATGCGCTCTGA